The genomic stretch AATCATCTCCATTGCTTAGCAGTACAATCCACCAGgatcaatttattttcccattttttatcaagattttatttattaagatttagattcaaaatacttcagtatTTTGATACTGACATTGAGGTATTGTAGTAAACTATTTATATTACTCATTATCTTAAAAATTAGATCTCACAAAGTACTAAAAACAATATATTCTTCTTAACTGTAGATAAAATGCCTGCCAAGAGTCAAGACTTAAAACTTCATTTCATAACAGATGGAAGAAAcaaacttccaaaaaaaattcTGCTCTGAAGCTGAGGCATACTAGTGGGACGGAGTAGAAGTCCTACAGCAGCAGAACTATTGATGCTGGAGTAAATTTTTTGCACGGCTCAGTGCAGAGCCATGTCCAAATCTCAAAACAGAGTAATCTATACCTTCTCTACATATAATTTCTTCATAACTTTCATATGGCTTCCTCCAGCCCATAGTATATTTAAATCCAGCCTATTGCAGCAAGGCATTACCACAGAGGAGGAGTTCAATGCAGATTACGTTTAGTGGGGAGGCTGTTTTTTTGCTGGGTCTTAGTTTGCCACATATAACTTTACTTCGGTGTActcatatttcatatatatcCCTATGTTTTTCAGGCTGTAACATAAACTTCCATAGAAAAATGTCATGGATGGCAGAAGGGTTCTTTCAAATACTCAAGTATCAGTCCAAGTGCATGATGATGATATTATTTCCAGTGACATTTTGCTCTTGTGAACTCACTGCatcttctgttgcttttaatgTTATCTATATTGATTTTAAAGTTAGAATGATGTACTATTCATCATTCATTTAATTGGTATTTACTCATTGAATTAATggtatatttaatttatttgtcaaGGTCAAAAGCacctaatattttaaattcattttcttttctatacaGTCATTCCAGGAATTTAAGGGATCAAAACcaataaacaataaatactAACTGGTTTTGTAAGTAGATTTCCTCTCATTTCCTGTTTATACAGATGCCCTCAATGCAAAGCACTTTTGAGACTATTAGCCATCAGCTGCTCATAGTCCTTTTTGCACAGGGTTTTGTGAGCCCAAACaaatagcatttcatttttcaggatTACATGTCAACAGGCTAATAATAGTacattaaataatgaaaatcatAGCACATAGGGAATTAGGAAGAACATTTTTCCCACTGGTGACTATTCACTAAAAGTGAACGGTACTACTTGTATGAATAAACCAGTCACTAATTCAAGTACTAAAGAGTCACCTATCAATAAGGCATTCACTCCACAGGCCTACTACTGCAATATGGTTTatttccaaaaaggaaaaaaattaaaggggCGTGGAGGGTCAGGAAGAATGAATGAGGAGTTGCTGATGTGACAAAGTTCTTGACagcaatttgcatttttttttcatagtaaaagagatggaaaaacataaaagtCACAGCAATACCCTAGTTTTGCTGTAAAATGATGTTATAGAAACAGATTGAATGTTTAAcatcagaagaaagcagaacaaaggaGATACAGACCTTTATACTCATGTTACAGAGGAAACTGAGGATGCAGCTAGTCTCAGCTCACCTGGAACACAGACTAAAGCCTAAAGATATTACATCTTGAATGCCTACCCAAGGCATTGTAGTCTCCATCCAGTTACACAAGGTCTCAATATCTTCAAGTTTAGATCAGCATTAAGGATCTCTCTTTTTGATATAATTGATTCAGTGGTATATAAAGatgattacatttttctttgttgccttatttctgtttttacaggcaatgaaaatgaaaagtgtttattttgttgctggGCTCCTTTTAATGATAGTTCAAGGCAGCTGGCAAAATCCTCTTCAGGATACAGAGGAGAAATCAAGGTAAATTCTGTAGATCAAACTTCTAGAAACTCTTGGccttaactttgttttcttatacttcaaagcaaaacataCTGTGACATATTATTCAAAGTACTTAATCTACCATTGGAACTAGGAAGTTTTTAATACTGCAAAGTGAGGCACAGAAGTTTTCACTATTTCAAACAATAGCTGCCTTAGTTATCCAAGAAGACCTTGTAATTGTGCAGTATCCAATCCACTATATTGATTAATTTTACCAGCCAGCTAGTGATCAATAAtatgacacttttttttaaccttgtaaaactataaaatgatatttttcaaagaaaagtcaGTGTAGAATGTACTATAATCATTGTCAATTAACTGGTTCTAAACTTTTCTCAGATCATTCAAAGCTTCCCAGTCTGAACCATTAGATGAATCTAGACAACTGAATGAAGTGAAACGTCATTCACAAGGTACATTCACCAGTGATTACAGCAAGTACTTGGACACCAGACGAGCTCAGGATTTTGTGCAGTGGTTAATGAGCACTAAAAGAAATGGGTAAGCCTTTTTGCTCACATTGCTATAGATCTCCatacacagaaaacaaccaaaaatcTAGTACCTGTCTGAATTCAGTTTCTTGATTTCAGTTTCCCATTACAGGCCATGTATAACCAGATGTTTAATGTACTGAaggaaaatttatatatatcatTAATATGTTATTAGAAATGAGGTGTATGTGCAAAATCAGTCAAAAGGATTTGGATAAATTAAGTGTAGAGTCTTGATAAATCAAGTGTATCTGATGTACCACCCAAACTGAGACTATATTAGCCTCTTTGGGACAGATTGTTTCAGTGAATCAACTTAGTTTGATATGAATCATGTCAGTAAAGATAATATAAAGATGTCACCTTTGGACCTTAATAAAACTTTCCATGGTTACTCTAATCCTGAAGTTTCATTTGGGAAAAGGAAGCTAAGGTTTAATCTTTATTGACTGCTGCATTACAAATACACCATTAAGGTGTAAGTTGGCGTGTCTTTTTAAAGATACACTTTGCTTAAACACAAGCTACCAAGCTGAAAGTAAGAATAATGTAAGAGCATGTAATTCTGTGCCCTGTGTTCTAGAAAAGATCTATCcacagaataaagaataaaaaaaatccatttaaatctCTGTGGGagcctttaaaatataaagtaataattgtattaatttaaattatagaATTAAAGTAATattgtattaatttaaattatagaATTATAGTAtcgtttgggttggaaaggatccTAACgatcatttaattccaacccccttcAGGTGAGGTggtagggacacctcccactacactaggttgttcaaagccccatTTGGCTTgaccttaaacacttccagggatgaggcatccacagcttctctgggcaacctgttccagtgcctcactaacttcatagtaaataatttcttccttaaatgtaaggaagaaatgtaaaattaagtctgaaaatatttataatattcaTCCATCAGTCATGGTTGTTTatgataatatttaaataataaccAATAGAAACTTATGCTCATGCATGCTCTGCAATGTACTGGTAATAATGATCTAATGACTGTGGAATTCCTCTACAGCCAACAAGGACAGGAGgacaaagagaatgaaaaattcCCGGACCAGTTCTCAAGGTATTCTAGTTGCCACAACTCATTACTCTAAAACAAGTCAAcctcatttcctcattttctgttaaacaagaaagaaaactagTATTCTTTACAACGTTAACATAATCCAAGAAATAGCTATGAAAAGAAATTTTTCTGCACCCATTTtttataaggaaagaaaatgtctggTATTTATTCCTTTACCTGTGTGCTATAGCTGTGTGCAATGGCTTCAGGGAATGCAATGACATAAGAACAACAGATTTTAGGAAAGAACATACCAAGTAATAAAGGAGAgtagagaattaaaaaaaaaatacaaaaaaggcTGCCAAAAATCATTGTgttaagggaaagaaaaccaaTTAGAATACTAAGGAAGGGTAAGTTGCCAGGCACCAAGTTTTGGGGGGCTGATAAAACACGATACAATGTTTGGCCCTCAGTGCTCTGTCAAATTTTATACAAATTGCTCAtaacagaaaaggagaacacAGGACCTGCTGGAGGTCAAAATTTTGTTTCCTGACAATGATTCTGGGAGAGGGTTTGAGAGTTTCAAAATTTGGagcaaacaataacaacaaaacactaagtgtttttgcaaaatagatttaaataCCTATATTCATTCTACCTTTTGTTAGAAAATCCATAGAGGGCAGCTTGGATCACAAAGATCTTTCCATTCAAAACACTGTCAATATAATACAAAATCTGTGATAATGTTTCAGCTTCAGTGAAACAGCATATCTcaacaaaattaacattttatcaAAAATGTTCCAAACTAGAGTTAGCATGCTGATGGAAAATGCAGATGGTACTAAATTGGGAGGAATGGTGAAATCACAGGAAGACAAAATATAATAGACAAAATATGATAGAAAGTGATAGAGGCCCTGAAAATTGGGCAGAAATATACCAAAATATGTCTACTTCTCAGTGCAGTTTGTCTTCCTAAGGGCCAGTGTGACATAATTTTGccataacagagaaaaaagcatGTTGGGGGGAGGTGATTTTCTTTATTAAGCTGGAGATGATCAGGTTTGAAATTGTTCCAAGATTATCACTTGGTTGGAATGATGTGTGTCCACAAAGCAATTCAAAGTGCAGCAGACTGATATCAAAAGGGGTTAAATCTGAACAGTTTGGCTAAGAAATGCTGAACACAGAAGGACTGGCTTAATGGAAGTTTTAGGTGAGCGCTTATTGGGTAGTCTTACTGAGGTAAAAAAAGTATATCTGTAGAGTACTATAAAGTTTGTTGAGCAGAGCTAATTAATCTAGCAGAAAGCCTTTCCAATGCAGCTCTATATGCTTTCAGCACCTAATTTGATTTGTTTAGAACTAGTTCAGTTATTTCTACACAAAACTGTACTGTATAGCACAGGCATTGCTTTTagaactgaaagacaaaaataccaAGAGtaatttcagaagcaaagaaaaccgCTCTCTCTAATAAGAAATGTTAGTTTAGTGGGGAATATAAATtaatacaagttaaaaaaattGTAGTCAGTAATGCAGTCTGATCCTACAGTATTGCTCTTCTTTCAGCAATGCGATCTCCAAGCGTCATGCTGAATTTGAGAGACATGCTGAGGGCACCTACACCAGTGATATCACCTCTTATTTGGAAGGTCAAGCTGCCAAAGAATTCATTGCTTGGTTAGTGAATGGACGAGGAAGAAGAGAGTAAGAATCCATCCATTCCTAATACTAAATTTTGCCATGCTTTCGAGGTTAGAAATCAAGTCTGATGAAATCTTGATGTGTTTTTGATGATTCTTGCTGTacttcatgttttccttttgtaacaGAAGACATTCTGTGAGTGTTAGACTACCATTTTAAGTTACTAAGTTCAAAC from Oxyura jamaicensis isolate SHBP4307 breed ruddy duck chromosome 7, BPBGC_Ojam_1.0, whole genome shotgun sequence encodes the following:
- the GCG gene encoding glucagon, which encodes MKMKSVYFVAGLLLMIVQGSWQNPLQDTEEKSRSFKASQSEPLDESRQLNEVKRHSQGTFTSDYSKYLDTRRAQDFVQWLMSTKRNGQQGQEDKENEKFPDQFSSNAISKRHAEFERHAEGTYTSDITSYLEGQAAKEFIAWLVNGRGRRDFPEKTLVAEEMGRRYADGTFTSDINKILDDMAAKEFLKWLINTKVTQRDLLEEYQ